The window GAACGTGACGACCTGGGGGCTGTCGGCGCTGTCCTCGCCGGTGTCGCTGGCGTCGCCGTCGGCGCTGGTGGGGGCGCCGCCGGCGAGGTCGCGGGCCGAGAGCGCGATGGACGCGTTGGCCTCGTCGCCGACGTCCGCGACGACGGCGTGCGCCTCGCCCGCGTTGGCGGCCCGCAGGGTCTCGGATAGCTTCGGGTCCCCGTGGATGACGGGGACCCCCGTCTCGGTGTACAGTTCGTTGGCGGCAGCGCGGTCCGGTTCCACGACGACGTACGAGCGGTCGCGCGTCTCAAGTTCGTCGATGAGGGCCTCCCCGCGCGAGGAGAAGCCCGCCAGCACGACGTGGTCGGAGATGTCCTCCACGGCGGTCGGGGCGGTCTGCGAGAGACGCTCCTCGACCCAGGGTGCGAGGAACACCGGGAGGGCGAGGAAGATGAGCGTGACGCCGGTCAGCTGCATCGAGACGAGCAGCATCTGGACCGGTGTCGTCGTCCAGAGCCCGGAGTCCTCGCCGTAACCGGTCGTCGTGAACGACTCGACAACCGTCAGGGCGGCCTTGGCGAACGAGATCCGGACCCCCTCGAAGTAGAACAGGGCCGCCTGATACGCCAGCGCGTAGAGGACGGCGATGCCCACCAGCCCCACCAGGTAGAGCGCGATGCGCCGGCGCTGGCGTGCGGCGTTCGACGACCCCCGGTCGCCGTAGGCGAACGTGGCGAGGTCCCGCGGATCCATATCCGTTCGAAGTTCCGGGGGGTGGATAACGATGTTCGTTACCGTCGCTCGGCTTCCCGAGGGGGACCGTGGCACTGGGTTGATGCCGCCGCGGTCCCTCTGCCCCACCGTGTCCCGCCGCACCGGAACCCGCATCGAACGCACTCCCGACGGTCGCCGCCTCGTCGTCGCGCGCCCGATGGAGGCGCCCCGGAGCGCTGTCTGGCGGGCGTTCCGTGACACACGACACTGGCCCGAGTGGGGGCCCTCGGTCCGGGCGGTCGACTGCCCGGACCGCCTCGTCCGTCCGGGCTCTACCGGGCACGTCACGACCGTCGGCGGCCTCCGTCTCCCGTTCGAGGTGACCACCTGCACGGACGGGCGCTGGACCTGGGACGTGGCCGGACTGCCGGCGACCGGCCACCGTGTCGCGGGGTCGGCGCCGGCCGTCGCGGCGTTCGAGGTCCCGCTCGTCGCCGCGCCGTACACGGCGGTCTGTCGGCGCGCACTCCCCCGACTGGACCGGGTCGCACTGGCCGACGAGGAGACGGATAGATGACCGCGAGATACGAGGAACTGTAGAATAATCGTTGTAATTCACAGATGCAAACTTCTCAGCATCTGCGTCCGATTCTGGATAGGAGATTATGGATTTCGGGGAATATATCCTGCGACGCGTCGTGAAGGATGGCCTGCAGGGGCCGCGGCGGACCGGTCGCTGGTGGGTCGTTGGTTATCGCGTCGAGGAAGCGGGCGTGACGGAGAAATCGTCGGCACGGAAGAGGTCTTCACCGAGACCGGAACCGGAACAGTCGTCGTTCGGGCAGCGATAGTGCCAGCCATCGCGTGTGGCCTTCCGCTCGGATACCTTCTCACCACACTCCTGGCAGACGAGGAGGGCGGCCGCATCGCAGGTGTCCTTGTGGAGTTCGAGTTCGAGTTCCGTGCCAAATGTCCGCTTGCAGTCCCTGCAGACGTGCGTCATACTAGAGGCGTCAGATGCCTCCGTAATATGTGTGGTGCTTTCCATGTCCGGGATTCAAGTACGACGCTCGTCCGACGTCAGTGGGAGTTACCCTGCGTTACGGCGTAACGTACTGTCCTGTAGCTAGCTGAGGTAACTCGTGATACAGTGCAGTTGCACGCCCTGACGCGATTCTGTCGCGGTCTGTTCGGATAACTGGTAGGTTTCAGTCGGGGCGAGACAGGGTGAACCGGTCGCGCGTGGTGCAGTACCCGTCGGCGGCCAGGCGCCCGAGTGCGTCGAACTGCTCCGTGTCCATCTTCCCGTCGGGGGTGAGGACCGACTCGTCGGCGTGGAAGTGGACCACCCGGCCGAAGGTGGCGGTGTTCGACCCGAGTTCGAGCGTGTCGTGGAGGCGGCACTCGAACGAGATCGGCGCCTCGACCACGCGCGGCGCGTCCACCTCGGTCGCGGGGGCAGCCGTCACGTCGGCGAGGTCGAACTCGTCGCCGTCGCCCGTCGCGGCGGTGGCGACCATCGCCTCCGCGAGGTCGACGGTGACGAGGTTGACGACGAACGACCCCGTCTCTTGCGCGTTCCGGAGCGTGTCCTTCTGCCCGCCGTCTGGGGTCTGCCCGGGCGCGAACGCGAGGACGGGCGGGGCGACGCACAGCACGTTGAAGAAGGAGTACGGCGCGAGGTTCCGGCCGGCAGGACCGTCACTCGACACCCACGCGACCGGACGCGGGACGACGGCCCCGCTCAGCCAGCGGTACATCGACTCCGACTCGGGGTCGAACTCCATGCGCTCGGGAGGAGTGACGGGCGGAAAACGCTGCGGGTCGCCGGTTCGAGTCGGTTGTCGCGCGCGGTCCCGTGCTCAGACGAGACCCAGGTCGAGCGCGTAGGGCCACGGGGTGGACGCGAGTGCGAGGAAGGCCAGGGCGGCACCCGCCATCACGACGTTCTTCAGGAACTGCGTCATCTCGGTCTGCTGTTGCTGCGGGTCCTCGACCGTCCAGAAGTCGTGCATGACGACGGCAGAGACGAGCAGGAACAGCGCGAGCGCCCCCGCCCCGACAACGACGTACGCCCCGGTGATGACCGCGAGGCCGCCGAGAATCAGCATCGCGCCGGTCGCAGCGACCGAGAACGCGGGCGCCGGGAGTCCCTTCATTTCGGCGTACCCCGCCATGTCTCCGCCGTTCATGAAGTGGTTGAGTCCCATGAACGCGAGAACCCCGCCGAAGAGGAGTCGCGCGAGCAGGAACACCTCGCCTGCGCCCGCCGAGTCGAACACCGCGGGTCCCGCCTGGAGGACGAGGTCGCTCATCGGTCGTCCCCCGTGCCAGCTAGTTCCGAGCCGATACCGGGTTCGGTAATGCGTACTGCTTTCATCGCGTTACCACATTGTCGGGACGGGTACTTATCTCCTCGCTGACAGTGGGGTGACCGGGTTACGGGCGCTGCTCCCGGGTGACAGACGTGTTACCGGATCGGTGGCTGACAGGAAGAGAGTCGGTCGCGGGGCGTACGACAGTTCAGCCCCAGTAGTCGGGGTAGGCCTGGGCCAGCACCTCGGGGCGGTCGAGCAGGCGCTCGCGGACGGGCGCGATGACCTCGTCGAGGTAGTGGGCGACTGCGGGTTTCAGGTCGGCCGGGTGGAGTTCGCCGGAGACGAAGTCGGCCTCCAGTTCGTCGTACACCTCGTAGGAGAGGTCGCCACCGTACTCCTCGGGGCGCTCGACGACGAGTGCCTCCTCACGGACGTCCAGTACGGGGAACACCAGCCGGTGGAGGTACTCGAGCACGCCGTTGTCCTCGACCTCGCCGGCCGGGCAGTAGGCCGCCTGGACCTTCTCCTCGATGGCCTCGCGGTCGTCGGTGAGGAAGATGCCCGAGGAGCGGTCGCTGCTGGATATCTTGTCGGCCAGGTCGGCGTCCTCGGACCGGGTCAGCCCGGAGAGGAGCGGGGCGAACACACAGAGCGGCTTCCCGAACCCGTGGTCGGGAAGCACCTCGCGCGACAGCATGTAGATGCCGCGCTGGTCGATACCGCCGTAGGCGATGTCGGCGTCGAGGGCGGCGACGTCGAGGCTCTGCATCAGCGTGTACACCAGCCCACCCAGCTTCGGGTTGTCGGACTGGCGGACCACCTCGCTCCCGGCGCGCTGTGCGCGAGAGATGGTCGTGTCGGCGAGCATCCGGTAGAGTTCGAGCGTGTACGGCTCCTCCAGCTGGTAGTCGGTCCCGCGCTTGAACGTGATGGCGTCGGGGTCGGCGCCGGCCGACTCGACCATCCCCTCGATGGCGATGCGGTAGTACGTCGAGCGGGGGTCGAGCAGCTCGAACGGGGATTTCTCGTCGTCGAGGTGGGCGTGGAGGTCAGCGATGAGGACCGTCACGTCCAGCCCGGCCTCGATGAAGTCGGCGAGCTTGCGCATCGTCGTGAAGTGGCCGATGTGCATCTCACCGGTCGGCGCGTAGCCGATGTACGCCGTCGGTTCGTCCTTCTCGTCGAAGAGGTCGTGGAGCTCCTCCTCCGTGACCACCTCCTCGGTGTGGCGGGCCACCAGCGCGGCGCGTTCGGCCGTGTCCATACAGTGCGGTCCGGGGGGCGGCGATTAAATCGTTCGAAGGGCCGGCAGCGTCTCACACCCCGCCGGCCAAGGTGCCGCCTGCCCGGCGGACCGGTTCCAGTAACCGTAAGACCGAGCGTCTGCTCGCTTCGGTATGGACGACGGGACCGTAGATGATGCCCCGGTCGCCCCCGCGGACCCGCCCGCGAGGAGCGCCGCTGGAACCGTCCGCGCGTACTACGAGACGCTCCGGAACGGCGAGCCGCTCTCCCCGTACTTCGCCGAGGCCCCGACGACGGTCAAGTTCGGCGTCGGCGAGCAGCTGACGGGCTACGAGTCCGTCGCGGCCGGACTCCGCGAGCAGACCCGGACGACGGACGGCTGGCAGGTCGACTCCCGCCGCCTCGTCGTCGAGGAACGGGACTGTCACGCCTGGTTCTCCGACGACGTGTTCATGGCGTGGACGGACACCGAGAAGCGCGTCCGCTACGAGTTCGACACGCGCTGGTCCGGGACACTGGAGCGCAAGGATAGCGATGCGGCGGACGATACGACCGACGACGGCCCCGCGTGGCTGTTCACCGGGATGCACGTCAGCACGGCCGTGGAGGGTCGATAGTGGTCGACCCGGTCTCGGACGAGGAGCGGTCGGGCGCGGCCTTCAGGATAAAGGTCGGCATCATCCTGTTCGTCGGCCTCTCCGCGGGGCTCATCACGCTCAACGGCGACGGCCCGCTCTGGTTGAGCGGCGCTGCGGTGCTCGCCGGGTTCCTCACCGGCGCCCTGCTCGTCTACATCGTCTTCCCGGGCGACGGGTCCGTGCGGTCGAGCCGGGACCGCCGCCGATAGTAGCTGCCGCGGTGGGGTCTTCGGTACTACCCGGTGACACCGGTGTCAGCGCGTACTCAAGTCGGCTGCCCACGTACCGGGTGGTAATGACCGACCAGACTCCGACACCGGGCATCCACCACGTGACCTGTATCGCGGGCGACCCCCAGGCGAACCTCGACTTCTGGGTCGAGACGCTCGGCCTGCGCCTGGTCAAGCGCTCCATCAACCAGGACGACCCCGGGACGTACCACTTCTTCTTCGCCGACGCCGAGGGGACGCCCGGCACGAGCATGACGTTCTTCCCGTGGGAGGACATGCCGAGCGGGACGGTCGGCTCCGGGCAGGTCTCCCGGACCGCGTTCCGGGTTCCCGAAGGGAGCCTCGACTACTGGGAGGACCGCTTCGACGAGTACGGCGTCGCGTACGAGGACCGTGTCGAGCGGTTCGGCGAGACCGTGCTCCCCTTCGCTGACCCCGACGGTCTCCCGGTCGAACTCGTCGCGGTCGAGGTCCCCGACGACGACCCGACGGTCCCGTGGACCGAGTGGGTTCCCGAGGCACACGCCATCCGCGGGTTCCACTCCGTGACGCTCTGGTTGGCCGACCCCCAGCCGACCACCGACATCCTCCGCACGATGGGGTTCGAGATGGTCGGGCGCGAGCAGTCCGAGGGTGACACCCCGGACGACGAACGGGTTCGCTTCGCCGCGGACGGCCCCGTCGGGAAGTACGTCGACGTGCTCCCGACCATCCGGAGTGGCCGGCAGGGGCACGGGACGGTCCACCACGTCGCCTTCCAGACCCCGACCGACGCCGACCAGGGGGCGATGCGCAAGGCTGTCCGGACCATGGGTGTGAGTCCGACCCGCCCCATCGACCGCCACTGGTTCCGCTCGGTCTACTTCCGCGAACCGGGTGGGGTCCTGTTCGAACTCGCGACGAAGGAGCCGGGCTACACCAGCGACGAGCCGCTGTCAGACCTCGGCGGTCGGCTCGTCCTGCCCGGGCAGTTCGAGGAGCGCCGCGAGGAGATCGAGGCCGGACTGACCGACGTCCGGATTCCCCGGGCCGAGACGGCCGAACTCGACGACTGAGGTCGGCCGGCGGCTCTCTACGGTGCACCGGTCAGGTCGCGAACGGAACGAGGCACTCATTAGCCGTGGCACCGATGGACATGGATAGATGGCACGAGCAAGCGTAGTCGGCGCCGGCATGACCAAGTTCGGCGTCCACGACACGCCGTTACAGGAACTGTTCGGCGACGCGGCCTTCGAGGCGTTCGACGACGCCGGTGTCGGACCGGACGAGGTCGAGGCACTCTACTTCGGGAACGCGATGGGCGGCCAGACGGAGAACGTCACTCATCTGGGCCCGCAGTGTGCGACCCACGTCGGGATGGCCGGCAAACCGGTCCAGCGGTACGAGGACGCGTGCGCGACCTCCGCGAACGCGTTCAAGAACGCGGTGGAGGCGGTCGAATCCGGCCGCCACGACGTGGTCCTCGTCGGTGGCGTCGAGCGGTGTACCCCCGAGACCGGAAAGGACACCGACGAGATGACGCGCATCTTCGCGTCGGCGTCGCACCGCCAGTACGAGCAGCCGACCGGGCTCACCTTCCCCGGCGTCTTCGCCCTGCTGACGAAGCGGCACATGCACGAGCACGGCACGACCGAGGAGCAACTCGCCGAGGTCGCCGTGAAGAACCACGGCCACGGCTCGCTCAACCCGAAGGCCCACTTCGGCAAGGAGACCACCGTCGAGGAGGCCCTCGACGGCCCCGTCGTGGCGGACCCGTTCCGGCTGATGGACTGCTGTCCGTTCTCGGACGGCGCCGCCGCCGTAGTCCTCGTGAGCGACGACCTCGCGGACTCGTTCGACGCCCCGGTCGACGTGACCGGCGTCGGGCACGCCACCGACATCGTCCCGCTCGCGGACAAGGAGACGCCACACGTTACGAAGGCCGCCCGCGACGCCGCTCGCCAGGCCTACGAGCAGGCCGGCGTTTCGGCCGACGATGTCGACTTCGCGGAGGTCCACGACTGCTTCACGGGTGCGGAGGTCCTCGCCAGCGAGGCGCTCGGCCTCGTCGAGGACGGCCAGGGCGGCGTCGCCGCGGCCGAGGGGCGGACCAGCCGTGATGGTGACATCCCCATCAACGCCTCCGGGGGGCTGAAGGCGAAGGGCCACCCCATCGGCGCGACGGGCGCGGCACAGATCGTCGAGCTGACCGAACAGGTCCGCGGTGAGGCCGGCGAGCACCAGCTCGACGGCGTCTCGCGCGGCGTGGCGCACAACCTCGGCGGCGACGCCGCCACCACAGTCGTCTCGGTCATGGAGGCACGAGCATGAGCACGCAGGACACCGAGGACATCGAGCTACCGGAGTCGCTCTCCTACCACGACTGGGCCGCCGCCGTCCGCGAGGACCGGCTCCTCGGCCAGGAGTGCGGCGACTGCGGCCACGTCAGCGGCGTCCCGAGCGGCGCCTGCCAGGAGTGTGGCGGCCGCGACCTGACGACCGTCGAACTGCCGACGACGGGTGAGGTCTACTCCGAGACCACCATCAACGTCCCGCCCGAGCAGTTCGAGGAACGCGGCTACCAGGTCGCCGTCGTCGACCTCGGGGACGCTCGGGTGATGGTCCGCATCGAGGGCGACCACGTCGACATCGGCGGCGACGTGGTGCTGTCGGGCCACATCGACACGGACGACGACCACCCGGCGCCGACCTTCGAGCCGGCCGAGTAGCCCGGCGTCGGCCCCCCGCCCCGTTCTCCTTTCCTCAGTCCGCTCGTTCGACGGTGACCTCCCCCGACAGCTCCCGCCCGGCGGCGGGCGCCAGCGTCAGCCCCTCCTCGTCGAAGCGCCGCTTCACCTCCCGTCGGAAGTCCGAGCGCACGTCGGCCACGTCTCCCCGTGCAGGGTCGTCGACCCACAGCTCCGCGCGGATGGTGATGCTGTCGCCCCCGAACTCGACGATGCGAGCGGTGGGGGCCGGCTCCTCGAGCACACGGTCGAAGTTGGCCGCGATTTGCTGCAGTTCCATGAGCGCGTGCTCGGTGTCTTCCGCGTAGGAGACGTACGCGCGTTCGGTGATGCGGTAGCGGGCCCGACCGAACGGACGGGTGAGTGCGTTCGTCGTCAGTTCCGTGTTCGGGACGACGACGGTCTCGTTGTCGGGGGTCCGGATGCGAGTGACGCGGAAGTCGACGGCCTCGACGACGCCCTCGCCGCCCGACCACGAGATGAAGTCGCCGACGTTGAAGTCCGGGTCCGCGACGAGGAAGACCCCGCTGATGAGCGAGCCGAACACCTCCTGGCCGGCCACGCTGAACGCGAACGCGAGCGCGGCGATGATGATGGCCGAGTCGGTTCCGAGGAGGAACCGCAACTGGCCGGCGGCGAGGAGCCCAACGAGGAGTGCGACGGCGAGCAG of the Haloglomus salinum genome contains:
- a CDS encoding flavin reductase family protein, with protein sequence MEFDPESESMYRWLSGAVVPRPVAWVSSDGPAGRNLAPYSFFNVLCVAPPVLAFAPGQTPDGGQKDTLRNAQETGSFVVNLVTVDLAEAMVATAATGDGDEFDLADVTAAPATEVDAPRVVEAPISFECRLHDTLELGSNTATFGRVVHFHADESVLTPDGKMDTEQFDALGRLAADGYCTTRDRFTLSRPD
- a CDS encoding Zn-ribbon domain-containing OB-fold protein, producing the protein MSTQDTEDIELPESLSYHDWAAAVREDRLLGQECGDCGHVSGVPSGACQECGGRDLTTVELPTTGEVYSETTINVPPEQFEERGYQVAVVDLGDARVMVRIEGDHVDIGGDVVLSGHIDTDDDHPAPTFEPAE
- a CDS encoding HVO_2901 family zinc finger protein, yielding MTHVCRDCKRTFGTELELELHKDTCDAAALLVCQECGEKVSERKATRDGWHYRCPNDDCSGSGLGEDLFRADDFSVTPASSTR
- a CDS encoding SRPBCC family protein — protein: MSRRTGTRIERTPDGRRLVVARPMEAPRSAVWRAFRDTRHWPEWGPSVRAVDCPDRLVRPGSTGHVTTVGGLRLPFEVTTCTDGRWTWDVAGLPATGHRVAGSAPAVAAFEVPLVAAPYTAVCRRALPRLDRVALADEETDR
- a CDS encoding DoxX family protein; its protein translation is MSDLVLQAGPAVFDSAGAGEVFLLARLLFGGVLAFMGLNHFMNGGDMAGYAEMKGLPAPAFSVAATGAMLILGGLAVITGAYVVVGAGALALFLLVSAVVMHDFWTVEDPQQQQTEMTQFLKNVVMAGAALAFLALASTPWPYALDLGLV
- a CDS encoding ring-cleaving dioxygenase, coding for MTDQTPTPGIHHVTCIAGDPQANLDFWVETLGLRLVKRSINQDDPGTYHFFFADAEGTPGTSMTFFPWEDMPSGTVGSGQVSRTAFRVPEGSLDYWEDRFDEYGVAYEDRVERFGETVLPFADPDGLPVELVAVEVPDDDPTVPWTEWVPEAHAIRGFHSVTLWLADPQPTTDILRTMGFEMVGREQSEGDTPDDERVRFAADGPVGKYVDVLPTIRSGRQGHGTVHHVAFQTPTDADQGAMRKAVRTMGVSPTRPIDRHWFRSVYFREPGGVLFELATKEPGYTSDEPLSDLGGRLVLPGQFEERREEIEAGLTDVRIPRAETAELDD
- a CDS encoding mechanosensitive ion channel family protein translates to MFIQLRPPRGFPDPLASYEQFLSELLAFVVAVAIVIAIGRLLVVPSLLQVVRRRNQNNPTLVTATETYAQVLLLAVALLVGLLAAGQLRFLLGTDSAIIIAALAFAFSVAGQEVFGSLISGVFLVADPDFNVGDFISWSGGEGVVEAVDFRVTRIRTPDNETVVVPNTELTTNALTRPFGRARYRITERAYVSYAEDTEHALMELQQIAANFDRVLEEPAPTARIVEFGGDSITIRAELWVDDPARGDVADVRSDFRREVKRRFDEEGLTLAPAAGRELSGEVTVERAD
- a CDS encoding nuclear transport factor 2 family protein; translation: MDDGTVDDAPVAPADPPARSAAGTVRAYYETLRNGEPLSPYFAEAPTTVKFGVGEQLTGYESVAAGLREQTRTTDGWQVDSRRLVVEERDCHAWFSDDVFMAWTDTEKRVRYEFDTRWSGTLERKDSDAADDTTDDGPAWLFTGMHVSTAVEGR
- a CDS encoding thiolase C-terminal domain-containing protein produces the protein MARASVVGAGMTKFGVHDTPLQELFGDAAFEAFDDAGVGPDEVEALYFGNAMGGQTENVTHLGPQCATHVGMAGKPVQRYEDACATSANAFKNAVEAVESGRHDVVLVGGVERCTPETGKDTDEMTRIFASASHRQYEQPTGLTFPGVFALLTKRHMHEHGTTEEQLAEVAVKNHGHGSLNPKAHFGKETTVEEALDGPVVADPFRLMDCCPFSDGAAAVVLVSDDLADSFDAPVDVTGVGHATDIVPLADKETPHVTKAARDAARQAYEQAGVSADDVDFAEVHDCFTGAEVLASEALGLVEDGQGGVAAAEGRTSRDGDIPINASGGLKAKGHPIGATGAAQIVELTEQVRGEAGEHQLDGVSRGVAHNLGGDAATTVVSVMEARA
- a CDS encoding tyrosine--tRNA ligase; protein product: MDTAERAALVARHTEEVVTEEELHDLFDEKDEPTAYIGYAPTGEMHIGHFTTMRKLADFIEAGLDVTVLIADLHAHLDDEKSPFELLDPRSTYYRIAIEGMVESAGADPDAITFKRGTDYQLEEPYTLELYRMLADTTISRAQRAGSEVVRQSDNPKLGGLVYTLMQSLDVAALDADIAYGGIDQRGIYMLSREVLPDHGFGKPLCVFAPLLSGLTRSEDADLADKISSSDRSSGIFLTDDREAIEEKVQAAYCPAGEVEDNGVLEYLHRLVFPVLDVREEALVVERPEEYGGDLSYEVYDELEADFVSGELHPADLKPAVAHYLDEVIAPVRERLLDRPEVLAQAYPDYWG